The following coding sequences are from one Eucalyptus grandis isolate ANBG69807.140 chromosome 11, ASM1654582v1, whole genome shotgun sequence window:
- the LOC104427019 gene encoding LOW QUALITY PROTEIN: uncharacterized protein LOC104427019 (The sequence of the model RefSeq protein was modified relative to this genomic sequence to represent the inferred CDS: deleted 2 bases in 1 codon): MANCTPLPATPGCEEPSPIRHVLCVTRDEDVKRFEETEDCFILGFDPFERISRFSSMTEAGATDDRGDGSKDVVVIAEKGQVACRDFPHSRHLCQKFPFATTPHERHCELCYCYICDSAAPCKRWFKRNHYDATEHDNRWKSKRRRRLREKRENSK, translated from the exons ATGGCGAACTGTACGCCGTTGCCGGCGACTCCTGGCTGTGAAGAGCCGAGCCCCATCAGGCACGTCCTCTGCGTGACGCGGGACGAGGACGTTAAGCGGTTCGAAGAGACCGAGGACTGCTTCATCCTGGGTTTCGACCCGTTCGAGCGTATCTCCAGGTTCTC GTCGATGACGGAGGCTGGCGCGACCGACGATCGCGGCGATGGGTCCAAGGACGTCGTCGTCATTGCTGAGAAAGGACAG GTGGCTTGTAGAGACTTCCCGCACTCGAGGCATCTTTGTCAGAAATTTCCCTTTGCAACTACGCCTCATGAAAGACACTGCGAGCTG TGTTACTGCTATATATGCGATTCAGCTGCTCCATGTAAGAGGTGGTTCAAGAGAAACCATTATGATGCCACTGAGCACGACAATAGGTGGAAGtcaaagaggaggagaagattgagggaaaagagagaaaacagcAAGTGA
- the LOC104450790 gene encoding nascent polypeptide-associated complex subunit alpha-like protein 2 → MSPAPVVEPAEPVTEQVPEPEKRPQDDEPIVEDVKDDDKDEEEDDEDDDDEDDDDKEDGAQGANGGSKQSRSEKKSRKAMLKLGMKPVSGVSRVTIKRTKNVLFFISNPDVFKSPHSETYIIFGEAKIEDLSSQLQTQAAQQFRMPDMGSVMGRTDPSAAASAAQADEEEEEIDETGVEPRDIDLVMTQAGVSRNKAVKALKTHNGDIVGAIMELTT, encoded by the exons ATGTCGCCCGCTCCGGTCGTGGAACCCGCCGAGCCCGTGACCGAGCAGGTCCCCGAGCCCGAGAAGAGGCCTCAG GACGACGAACCCATTGTGGAGGACGTGAAGGACGACGAcaaggacgaggaggaggacgacgaggatgacgacgacgaggacgacgacgaTAAGGAAGATGGGGCTCAAG GTGCAAATGGGGGTTCGAAGCAGAGCAGAAGCGAGAAGAAGAGCCGCAAGGCTATGTTGAAGCTTGGCATGAAACCTGTAAGCGGTGTAAGCAGGGTCACCATCAAAAGAACCAAGAAT GTCCTATTCTTCATCTCAAATCCTGATGTCTTCAAGAGCCCTCACTCTGAGACTTATATCATATTTGGGGAGGCGAAGATTGAAGACTTGAGCTCACAACTGCAGACACAAGCTGCCCAGCAGTTCAGGATGCCCGACATGGGATCTGTGATGGGCAGGACAGACCCTTCAGCTGCAGCCTCAGCAGCACAGgctgatgaagaagaggaagagatcgATGAGACTGGGGTTGAGCCTCGCGACATTGACTTGGTGATGACCCAGGCTGGAGTTTCGAGGAACAAGGCCGTGAAGGCTCTCAAGACGCACAATGGGGACATTGTTGGTGCTATCATGGAGCTTACTACCTAA